Below is a genomic region from Streptantibioticus cattleyicolor NRRL 8057 = DSM 46488.
ATCGTGACCCTCGCGGTCTGCCTGGCGGCGGCGTACGGGATCGGACGCCGCCTCGGTGTCGTACGCGACCTGCGCACCCTGATCGGTGTCGGCACCGGGATCTGCGGCGCCTCCGCGATCGCCGCGGTCACCCCGGTCATCGGCGCGGCCGAGGCGGAGGTGGCCTACGCCGTCTCCACGATCTTCGTGTTCAACATCGCCGCGGTGCTGACCTTCCCCGCCCTCGGGCATCTGCTGGGGATGGGCCAGCACGCCTTCGGCCTGTTCGCCGGAACCGCGGTCAACGACATGTCGTCGGTGGTCGCCGCCGCCACCACCTACGGCGGCCCGGCGGCCGACTACGCGGTGGTGGTGAAGCTGGCCCGCACGCTGCTGATCATCCCGATCTGCCTGGGCCTCGCCGCCCTCGCCCGCCGCCGCGCGCGGACGGTGGACGCGGCGGCCGACCCCGGCCAGGGCCGCGCCGGTGCGGTGCGCGTCGGCCGGCTGGTGCCGTGGTTCCTCGTCGGCTTCCTCGTCCTGGCCGCCGTGAACACCGCCGGTCTCGTGCCGTCCGCCGCGCACGCCCCGCTCAGCACGCTCGCCGTCTTCCTGATCACCGTCGCCCTGTCCGCGATCGGCCTGTCCACCGAACCCGCCAGGCTGCGCCGCACCGGCCCGGCGCCGCTGCTGCTCGGCGGTTGCCTGTGGCTGGTGGTCTCCGCCACCAGCCTGGGCGTCCAGTTCCTGGCCCGGTACGTGTGACCGCCGCGCCGATCCAGCCGTCCACCTGCGCGGCCTTGCGCGCCCGGCGAGTTGGAGGTTGGCGGCCGGCCCGGACGTGAAGTCGTGATGGCCGGTACGCCAGTCGTCGGCGGGCGGCCCGGCCACCCGCTCGACGGAGAAGGCCCCGGTGAGCGGGCCGGACCGGAGCGGTGAGCAGGCGATGACGCCGGTCCCGTGCGCACGGGACCAGGCGATCTCGTCGGCGGACGAGCGGTTGGCCGCGGAGAACGGCCGAGCTGGACCACGCCGACGTGGGCGATCCGCTCGGCGGCCTCCA
It encodes:
- a CDS encoding YeiH family protein — translated: MKNASLSRPGTTRRPSRLATAGRPGTARLPGLALAVAVALVATVLGRLVPVVGGPVSGIVLGVLVALVVRPGERTRPGIAFAGRGVLQAAVVVLGAQLSLGQVLRVGVGSLPVMIVTLAVCLAAAYGIGRRLGVVRDLRTLIGVGTGICGASAIAAVTPVIGAAEAEVAYAVSTIFVFNIAAVLTFPALGHLLGMGQHAFGLFAGTAVNDMSSVVAAATTYGGPAADYAVVVKLARTLLIIPICLGLAALARRRARTVDAAADPGQGRAGAVRVGRLVPWFLVGFLVLAAVNTAGLVPSAAHAPLSTLAVFLITVALSAIGLSTEPARLRRTGPAPLLLGGCLWLVVSATSLGVQFLARYV